A genomic window from Bombus pyrosoma isolate SC7728 linkage group LG8, ASM1482585v1, whole genome shotgun sequence includes:
- the LOC122570426 gene encoding vesicular inhibitory amino acid transporter — protein sequence MANFRGFYIPSFGATINVAWETLKAKWPENSPCMELIRGPGSGQRQTPGQSGHAQFKSLDEGHDNTEMITMNGDQAYREQNNVGIAEDSFSYQRNGDKIRTGSVSSGEFSEYDEGGGEFGGSGVKINEWQAAWNVTNAIQGMFIVSLPFAVLRGGYWAIAAMIGIAHICCYTGKILVECLYELDTTTGQRVRVRDSYVAIAKECFGPTWGARAVNIAQIIELLMTCILYVVVCGDLMIGTFPEGAIDTRSWMMLIGIFLLPLGFLKSLQHVSVLSFWCTMSHLFINAIIVGYCLLEIGDWGWSKVKWMPDLKNFPISLGVIVFSYTSQIFLPTLEGNLIDRSKFDWMLNWSHIAAAAFKSLFGWICFLTFQNDTQQVITNNLHSPSFKGLVNFCLVIKAALSYPLPYYAACELLERAFFRGRPKTIFPTIWTVDRELKVWGLAWRVGVIVFTILMAIFIPHFSILMGFIGSFTGTMLSFIWPCYFHLKLKRNSMEWSAVAYDCFVIFLGVLFGVIGVYDSGSALINAFEIGLPF from the exons ATGGCCAATTTTCGCGGATTCTACATACCATCCTTTGGGGCAACGATAAACGTTGCTTGGGAAACATTGAAAGCTAAATGGCCAGAAAATAGTCCGTGTATGGAACTTATTCGCGGTCCAGGTTCAGGTCAACGACAAACTCCAGGGCAAAGTGGACATGCACAGTTCAAATCGTTGGACGAAGGTCATGATAACACGGAAATGATAACTATGAATGGAGATCAAGCATACCGGGAGCAGAATAATGTAGGCATCGCCGAGGACTCTTTCAGCTATCAACGAAACGG GGACAAAATTAGAACAGGAAGTGTCAGTAGCGGTGAATTTAGCGAATACGACGAAGGCGGTGGCGAATTTGGTGGCTCAGgagtaaaaattaatgaatggCAAGCAGCATGGAACGTTACAAATGCTATACAG GGTATGTTCATCGTATCGTTGCCATTCGCCGTATTACGAGGTGGTTATTGGGCCATTGCTGCGATGATCGGTATAGCTCATATCTGTTGTTATACTGGCAAGATACTCGTTGAATGTTTATATGAATTGGATACCACGACTGGCCAACGCGTACGCGTACGAGATTCGTATGTAGCCATTGCGAAAGAATGTTTCGGACCAACGTGGGGTGCTAGAGCGGTGAATATCGCTCAGATCATCGAATTACTTATGACTTGTATTTTATACGTGGTCGTTTGTGGTGATCTGATGATAGGCACGTTCCCCGAAGGCGCAATCGATACTAGGAGTTGGATGATGTTGATCGGGATATTTTTACTACCTCTCGGTTTTCTCAAATCCCTACAGCATGTCTCAGTCCTTAGTTTTTGGTGTACGATGTCTCACTTGTTCATAAACGCCATCATTGTTGGCTACTGTCTTTTGGAAATCGGTGATTGGGGTTGGTCCAAGGTAAAATGGATGCCCGATCTaaagaattttccaatctCTCTTGGTGTGATCGTGTTCAGTTATACCTCGCAGATATTTTTACCTACGTTGGAGGGCAAtctgatcgatcgatccaaGTTCGATTGGATGCTAAACTGGAGCCACATCGCGGCCGCCGCGTTCAAATCGCTCTTCGGTTGGATCTGTTTTCTAACTTTCCAGAATGACACACAGCAGGTGATCACGAATAATTTACACTCGCCCAGTTTTAAGGGTCTGGTAAATTTTTGCCTGGTCATAAAAGCCGCACTCTCCTATCCTTTGCCGTATTACGCTGCCTGCGAACTTCTCGAGAGGGCGTTCTTTAGAGGCAGACCCAAAACGATCTTCCCAACCATATGGACCGTAGATCGCGAGTTGAAAGTGTGGGGTCTGGCGTGGCGAGTTGGCGTGATCGTTTTCACCATTCTTATGGCGATCTTCATTCCCCATTTCAGTATTCTTATGGGGTTCATAGGCTCCTTTACCGGAACGATGTTATCATTTATATGGCcgtgttattttcatttaaagctAAAGAGAAACTCCATGGAATGGAGCGCAGTCGCGTACGATTGTTTCGTAATCTTTCTCGGTGTACTCTTCGGTGTAATCGGAGTATACGATTCAGGTTCTGCCTTGATTAATGCCTTTGAAATCGGTCTGCCGTTTTGA
- the LOC122570424 gene encoding ubiquitin carboxyl-terminal hydrolase 20, with the protein MPLISRNCPHIANRGDLAFIEIVVSQKEKFKKCSECDTDGPNLWLCLFPDCRWVGCPETHLDHSIVHNQKFPNHCAHMNLSTNRIWCYSCKREVITRHVPSPPVSPTQVDIKPQSNKFAGDAPINIDCKTDDLNRLILDKFYGELINRVNYEKDGLFNEKSGDSPDSTDSDESKDFSGKPRGLVGLQNIGNTCYMNAALQALSNVPPLTQFFLDCGHMVSYMSKDRKPGLSLSYLNLIRDMWNKKTRGYVVPHGILSGIRTVHPMFRGYHQHDTQEFLRCFMDQLHEELKEHIEDDRDNVLRLKGLGEQSSDEDETEIDGNGSSQSDAEYETCDSGVSEQSSLSDEGERGTKRRYSRVSQSEKLRSKFTNRNIKKSTVESQPFSQQQRSTQNSPVKYRTKKQMKTRSIISDIFDGKLLSSVQCLTCDRISTRVETFQDLSLPIPSRDHIDMLHQGPLTPQKAGPCSDVVYVTNQSGWLSWFLQWMRSWFWGPVVSLHDCLSAFFSADELKGDNMYSCEKCNKLRNGIKFSKVLELPEILCVHLKRFRHELMFSSKIANYVSFPLEGLDMRPYLHKECVSKVTMYDLISVICHHGTAGGGHYTCYALNPIVNKWFEFDDQCVTEVSPETVKHCEAYVLFYKKWSPEMLQLRDKTMELMEISSRELSDLNFFVSRQWINRFNTFSEPGPIDNSDFLCPHGGVNPVRAQFVDKLSMPIPQAVWEYLYNTFGGGPACTHLYECPSCEEKYESLQKRRQYEMEVFQQLNHNTDNPTAIYGLAMAWLRQWQSFVRGKETQPPGPIDNNSIIINKNGQNILKVGSDYGQIPEELWQFFLTTYGGGPELMLHSCQRPVSAQSNISLHSTSNSNLDQNFKSSRTEVKSNKLCMTRSSETISQPDSAIESLTSDSDSHQTQRDVNE; encoded by the exons ATGCCTCTGATTTCGAGGAATTGTCCTCATATCGCCAATCGTGGTGATCTCGCGTTTATTGAGATTGTTGTATCGCAAAaggaaaagtttaaaaaatgtagtgAATGTGATACGGATGGACCTAACTTATGGTTGTGCTTATTCCCTGATTGTCGTTGGGTCGGGTGTCCAGAAACACATTTGGATCATAGCATTGTACACAACCAAAAATTTCCTAATCATTGTGCTCATATGAATCTTTCCACAAATCGTATATGGTGTTACTCTTGTAAAAGAGAAGTTATAACTAGGCATGTACCATCACCGCCAGTGTCACCTACTCAAGTAGATATAAAACCACAAAGTAACAAGTTTGCTGGTGATGCACCTATTAATATAGATTGTAAAACAGATGATCTTAATCGACTTATATTGGATAA GTTTTATGGTGAGCTTATAAATAGAGTGAATTATGAGAAAGATggattatttaatgaaaaatctgGCGATTCACCAGATAGTACAGACTCGGATGAAAGCAAAGATTTTTCTGGAAAACCAAGAGGTCTTGTTGGTCTTCAAAACATCGGTAATACATGTTACATGAATGCAGCACTTCAAGCTTTATCAAATGTACCTCCTTTGACACAGTTCTTTTTGGATTGTGGTCATATGGTTAGCTATATGTCCAAAGATAGAAAACCTGGTTTAAGCTTAAGCTATTTAAACCTTATTCGAGACATGTGGAATAAGAAAACCAGAGGATATGTTGTACCACATGGAATCTTATCTGGTATTCGAACAGTCCATCCAATGTTTAGAGGATATCATCAACATGATACTCAGGAATTTTTGAGATGTTTTATGGATCAGTTACATGAAGAATTAAAAGAGCATATTGAAGATGATCGCGACAATGTGTTGAGATTAAAGGGACTAGGAGAACAGTCTTCAGATGAAGATGAAACTGAAATTGATGGCAATGGTTCTAGCCAATCAGATGCTGAATATGAAACTTGTGATTCTGGAGTAAGTGAACAAAGTTCTCTTAGTGATGAAGGTGAACGTGGtacaaaaagaagatattctaGAGTATCTCAGTCAGAAAAACTAAGAAGCAAATTCACgaatagaaatatcaaaaagtCAACTGTAGAAAGTCAACCATTTTCTCAGCAACAAAGGTCAACACAAAATTCACCTGTGAAATACAGGActaagaaacaaatgaaaacaCGAAGTATCATTAGTGATATATTTGATGGAAAACTTTTAAGTAGCGTACAATGTTTAACTTGTGATAGAATTTCAACAAGAGTAGAAACTTTTCAAGATTTGTCATTACCCATTCCAAGTAGAGATCATATTGATATGTTACATCAAGGACCTTTAACTCCGCAGAAGGCAGGACCATGTTCAGATGTTGTGTATGTAACTAATCAGTCTGGTTGGCTGTCATGGTTCTTACAATGGATGCGTTCTTGGTTTTGGGGGCCAGTTGTTAGTCTTCATGACTGTCTTTCTGCATTTTTTAGTGCAGATGAACTTAAAGGAGATAATATGTACAGTTGTGAAAAGTGTAACAAACTGcgaaatggaattaaattttcaaaagttttaGAACTACCTGAGATACTATGTGTCCATTTAAAAAGGTTTCGTCATGAATTAATGTTTAGTTCAAAAATAGCAAATTATGTTTCATTTCCATTAGAAGGATTAGATATGCGACCATATTTGCATAAAGAGTGTGTATCCAAAGTAACCATGTATGATTTAATATCAGTTATCTGTCATCATGGTACAGCTGGTGGTGGTCATTACACTTGTTATGCATTAAATCCTATTGTGAATAAATGGTTTGAATTTGATGATCAATGTGTCACAGAAGTCTCACCAGAAACTGTAAAGCATTGTGAGGCTTatgtgttattttataaaaagtggTCACCAGAAATGTTGCAGTTACGCGACAAAACAATGGAATTGATGGAAATTTCTTCCAGAGAACTGTCTGATCTGAACTTTTTTGTATCGCGGCAATGGATAAATCgttttaatacattttcgGAACCAGGACCTATAGATAATTCTGATTTTCTTTGTCCACATGGTGGCGTTAATCCTGTTAGAGCACAATTTGTAGATAAACTTAGCATGCCTATTCCACAAGCAGTTtgggaatatttatataatac aTTTGGAGGGGGTCCAGCGTGTACACATTTATATGAATGTCCAAGTtgtgaagaaaaatatgaatcattACAAAAAAGGAGACAATATGAGATGGAAGTATTTCAACAGCTAAATCATAACACTGACAATCCTACTGCCATATATGGGTTGGCTATGGCTTGGTTACGTCAATGGCAAAGTTTTGTACGGGGTAAAGAGACTCAACCACCAGGACCAATTGATAACAATTCtatcataataaataagaatggTCAGAATATCCTCAAAGTTG GTTCAGATTATGGACAAATACCAGAAGAACTCTGGCAATTCTTCTTAACTACATATGGTGGAGGACCAGAATTAATGTTGCATTCATGTCAAAGACCAGTTTCTGCTCAGTCTAATATATCATTACATTCCACTTCAAATTCAAATCTAGATCAGAATTTTAAATCTAGTCGTACAGAAGTTAAATCTAATAAACTCTGTATGACTAGGAGTTCTGAAACAATTTCACAACCAGATAGTGCTATTGAAAGTTTAACTTCGGATAGTGACTCACATCAGACACAAAGGGAtgttaatgaataa
- the LOC122570427 gene encoding eukaryotic translation initiation factor 2 subunit 1, translating into MVLSCRFYKEKYPEVEDVVMVNVRSIAEMGAYVHLLEYNNIEGMILLSELSRRRIRSINKLIRVGKTEPVVVIRVDKEKGYIDLSKRRVSAEDVEKCTERYAKAKAVNSILRHVAELLHYDNDDQLEELYQKTAWHFEEKYKKQKASAYDFFKQSVLDPSILAECGLDEHTKEVLLNNIKRKLTSQAVKIRADVEVACYGYEGIDAVKAALKAGLALSTDELPIKINLIAPPLYVITTSTPEKQDGLKALNDAIDAIQNKITSLGGVFNVQMAPKVVTATDEAELARQMERAELENAEVAGDDDEEEVEGMDGFSGGEGAEEDKKPENDSQEEE; encoded by the exons ATGGTGTTGTCGTGtcgattttataaagaaaaatatcctgAAGTGGAAGATGTAGTCATGGTGAATGTACGTAGCATAGCTGAAATGGGAGCGTATGtacatttattagaatataataatattgaggGTATGATCCTCCTTTCTGAATTGTCTAGAAGGCGTATTAGATCTATTAATAAACTTATTAGAGTAGGAAAAACTGAACCAGTTGTTGTTATTAGGGTTGACAAAGAGAAAG GTTATATTGATCTTAGTAAACGACGTGTATCAGCTGAAGATGTAGAAAAATGCACAGAAAGATATGCAAAAGCAAAGGCTGTAAACTCAATATTAAGACATGTTGcagaattattacattatgataATGATGATCAACTAGAGGAATTATATCAAAAAACTGCATGgcattttgaagaaaaatataagaaacaaaaagctTCTGCATATGATTTCTTTAAGCAATCAGTTTT GGATCCATCTATTTTAGCAGAGTGTGGACTTGATGAACATACAAAagaagtattattaaataatattaaacgaaaattaacATCTCAAGCAGTAAAAATTAGAGCAGACGTAGAAGTAGCTTGTTATGGTTATGAAGGAATTGATGCAGTGAAAGCTGCTTTAAAAGCTGGTTTAGCTCTTTCCACTGATGAActtccaattaaaattaacttaattGCACCACCACTGTATG ttATAACGACATCTACACCAGAAAAACAAGATGGTTTAAAGGCATTAAATGATGCCATTGACgctatacaaaataaaataacatcaTTGGGAGGTGTATTTAATGTTCAAATGGCT ccAAAAGTTGTTACTGCGACTGATGAAGCAGAATTAGCAAGACAAATGGAACGAGCTGAACTTGAAAATGCTGAAGTTGCTGGTGACGATGACGAAGAAGAAGTGGAAGGAATGGATGGATTTAGTGGCGGTGAAGGCGCAGAGGAAGATAAAAAACCCGAAAACGATTctcaagaagaagaataa
- the LOC122570428 gene encoding 40S ribosomal protein S20, producing the protein MASTKVDNPEKPGQEVTPIHRIRITLTSRNVRSLEKVCSELINGANKQKLKVKGPVRMPTKILRITTRKTPCGEGSKTWDRFQMRIHKRVIDLYSPSEIVKQITSISIEPGVEVEVTIANE; encoded by the exons ATG gcAAGTACAAAAGTTGACAACCCTGAAAAACCAGGACAAGAAGTAACTCCTATTCACAGAATTAGGATTACACTAACTTCACGAAATGTACGCTCTCTTGAAAaag TTTGCTCGGAATTGATAAATGGagcaaacaaacaaaaactTAAGGTGAAGGGCCCAGTTCGTATGCCCACGAAAATCTTAAGGATAACCACACGTAAAACACCGTGTGGTGAAGGATCAAAAACGTGGGATCGTTTCCAGATGCGCATTCACAAGAGAGTTATTGACTTGTATTCACCGTCAGAAATTGTAAAGCAAATTACAAGCATTTCCATTGAACCTGGTGTTGAAGTGGAAGTCACGATTGCAAATGAATaa